In Canis lupus familiaris isolate Mischka breed German Shepherd chromosome 9, alternate assembly UU_Cfam_GSD_1.0, whole genome shotgun sequence, a single window of DNA contains:
- the RASL10B gene encoding ras-like protein family member 10B, translating into MVSTYRVAVLGARGVGKSAIVRQFLYNEFSEACVPTTARRLYLPAVVMNGHVHDLQILDFPPISTFPVNTLQEWADACCRGLRSVHAYILVYDICCFDSFEYVKTIRQQILETRVIGTSETPIIIVGNKRDLQRGRVIPRWNVSHLVRKTWKCGYVECSAKYNWHILLLFSELLKSVGCARCKHVHAALRFQGALRRNRCAIM; encoded by the exons ATGGTCTCCACCTACCGGGTGGCCGTGCTGGGGGCTCGAGGCGTGGGCAAAAGTGCCATCGTGCGCCAGTTCCTGTACAACGAGTTCAGCGAGGCCTGCGTGCCCACCACCGCCCGACGCCTCTACCTGCCTGCTGTCGTCATGAACGGCCACGTGCACGACCTCCAGATCCTCGACTTCCCGCCCATCAGCACCTTCCCTGTCAACACGCTGCAG GAGTGGGCAGACGCCTGTTGCAGGGGACTCCGGAGCGTCCACGCCTATATCCTGGTCTACGACATCTGCTGCTTTGACAGCTTTGAGTACGTCAAGACCATCCGCCAACAGATCCTAGAGACGAG GGTGATCGGCACCTCGGAGACGCCCATCATCATCGTGGGCAACAAGCGGGACCTGCAGCGCGGCCGCGTGATCCCGCGCTGGAACGTGTCGCACCTGGTGCGCAAGACCTGGAAGTGCGGCTACGTGGAGTGCTCGGCCAAGTACAACTGGCACATCCTGCTGCTCTTCAGCGAGCTGCTCAAGAGCGTCGGCTGCGCCCGCTGCAAGCACGTGCACGCCGCCCTGCGCTTCCAGGGCGCGCTGCGCCGCAACCGCTGCGCCATCATGTGA